A window from Citrobacter amalonaticus encodes these proteins:
- the uhpB gene encoding signal transduction histidine-protein kinase/phosphatase UhpB: MKTLFSRLITVLACFFIFSAAWFCLWSISLHLVERPELAVLLFPFGLRLGLMLQCPRGYWPVLLGAEWLLTFWLAQEVALAHFPLLMIGSLLTLLPVALISRYRHQRDWRTLLLQGAALTAAALLQSLPWLGQGEEAWNALLLTLTGGLTLAPICLVFWHYLTSTTWLPLGPALVSQPVNWRGRHLIWYLLLFSVSLWLQLGLPAELSRFTPFCLALPIIALAWHYGWQGALIATLMNAIALIASQTWHDHPVDLLLSLLAQSLTGLLLGAGIQRLRELNQSLQNELARNHRLAERLLETEESVRRDVARELHDDIGQTITAIRTQAGIVQRLAVENGGVKQSGQLIEQLSLGVYDSVRRLLGRLRPRQLDDLTLEQAIRSLMREMELESRGIVSHLDWRIDEAALSESQRVTLFRVCQEGLNNIVKHANASAVTLQGWQQDERLMLVMEDDGSGLPPGSGQHGFGLTGMRERVTALGGSLTISCTHGTRVNVSLPLRYV, translated from the coding sequence ATGAAAACTCTGTTCTCGCGGTTAATCACCGTCCTCGCCTGTTTTTTTATCTTCTCTGCCGCCTGGTTTTGTCTGTGGAGTATCAGCCTGCATCTGGTTGAGCGCCCGGAACTGGCGGTACTGCTGTTCCCGTTTGGTTTACGTCTGGGGCTGATGCTGCAATGTCCGCGCGGCTACTGGCCGGTTTTGTTGGGCGCAGAATGGCTATTGACCTTCTGGCTGGCACAGGAAGTGGCGTTGGCGCACTTTCCCCTTTTGATGATCGGTAGCTTGCTGACGCTGCTGCCCGTGGCGCTGATTTCCCGCTATCGCCATCAGCGCGACTGGCGGACATTATTGCTTCAGGGAGCGGCGTTAACGGCGGCGGCGCTGTTGCAGTCGCTACCCTGGCTGGGGCAGGGGGAAGAGGCGTGGAATGCGCTGCTGCTGACCCTGACCGGCGGATTAACGCTGGCGCCGATTTGCCTGGTGTTCTGGCACTATCTGACCAGTACCACCTGGCTGCCGCTGGGGCCGGCGCTGGTGTCGCAACCGGTGAACTGGCGCGGTCGGCACCTGATCTGGTATCTGCTGCTGTTCAGCGTCAGCCTGTGGCTTCAGTTGGGATTGCCCGCGGAGCTTTCGCGATTTACCCCCTTCTGTCTGGCGCTGCCAATTATCGCGCTCGCCTGGCACTATGGCTGGCAGGGGGCGCTGATTGCGACGCTGATGAACGCTATCGCGCTGATTGCCAGCCAGACCTGGCACGATCACCCCGTGGATTTACTGCTCTCCCTGCTGGCGCAAAGCCTGACCGGGCTATTGCTTGGCGCTGGTATTCAGCGCCTGCGTGAACTGAATCAGTCGCTGCAAAACGAACTGGCGCGTAATCACCGGCTGGCGGAGCGTCTGCTGGAAACGGAGGAGAGCGTGCGCCGCGACGTGGCGCGTGAGTTGCACGACGATATCGGACAGACCATCACCGCTATCCGCACCCAGGCGGGAATTGTGCAGCGGCTGGCGGTGGAAAACGGCGGCGTCAAGCAGAGCGGGCAGCTTATCGAACAGCTGTCGCTGGGCGTCTATGATTCCGTGCGCCGCCTGTTGGGACGCCTGCGTCCGCGGCAACTGGACGATTTGACGCTGGAGCAGGCCATCCGTTCGTTGATGCGGGAAATGGAGCTGGAAAGCCGCGGCATCGTCAGCCATCTCGACTGGCGGATTGATGAGGCGGCGCTCAGTGAGAGTCAACGGGTGACGCTGTTTCGCGTATGCCAGGAAGGACTGAACAATATTGTGAAACATGCTAACGCCAGCGCGGTGACGCTGCAGGGCTGGCAGCAGGACGAGCGGCTGATGCTGGTGATGGAAGACGACGGCAGCGGGCTGCCGCCGGGCTCCGGGCAACACGGTTTTGGTCTGACCGGGATGCGCGAGCGCGTGACGGCGCTCGGCGGTTCGCTGACGATTTCCTGCACGCACGGTACGCGAGTCAATGTCTCGTTGCCCCTGCGCTACGTTTAA
- a CDS encoding MFS transporter, with amino-acid sequence MLTFFKAPVNAPQLTDKREIDERYHYWRRHILLTIWLGYALFYFTRKSFNAAVPEILVSGVLTRSDIGLLATLFYITYGVSKFVSGIVSDRSNARYFMGIGLIATGIVNILFGFSSSLWAFALLWALNAFFQGWGAPVCARLLTAWYSRNERGGWWAIWNTAHNVGGALIPIVMAAAALHYGWRAGMMLAGTLAIVVGLFLCWRLRDRPQAVGLPPVGDWQHDALEIAQQQEGAGLTRKEILTKYVLLNPYIWLLSLCYVLVYVVRAAINDWGNLYMSETLGVDLVTANMAVTMFELGGFIGALVAGWGSDKLFNGNRGPMNLIFAAGILLSVGSLWLMPFASYVMQAACFFTTGFFVFGPQMLIGMAAAECSHKEAAGAATGFVGLFAYLGASLSGWPLAQVLEIWHWTGFFVVIAIAAGISALLLLPFLNAQAPREAREA; translated from the coding sequence ATGCTGACCTTTTTCAAGGCGCCGGTGAATGCGCCGCAGTTAACGGACAAGCGCGAGATCGACGAACGCTACCACTACTGGCGTCGCCATATCCTGCTGACTATCTGGCTGGGCTACGCCCTGTTCTACTTCACCCGTAAAAGTTTTAACGCTGCCGTGCCGGAAATTCTCGTCAGCGGCGTGTTAACCCGGAGTGATATTGGCCTGCTGGCGACACTGTTTTACATCACCTATGGCGTGTCGAAATTCGTTTCCGGCATCGTCAGCGATCGTTCCAACGCTCGCTATTTCATGGGGATCGGGTTGATTGCCACCGGTATCGTGAACATTCTGTTTGGTTTTTCCTCTTCGCTTTGGGCATTTGCCCTGCTGTGGGCGCTGAATGCTTTTTTCCAGGGCTGGGGCGCACCGGTGTGCGCGCGTCTGCTGACGGCGTGGTATTCACGCAATGAGCGCGGCGGCTGGTGGGCTATCTGGAATACCGCGCACAACGTTGGCGGTGCGCTGATCCCCATTGTTATGGCCGCTGCAGCGCTGCACTATGGCTGGCGTGCCGGGATGATGTTGGCCGGAACGCTGGCGATTGTCGTCGGTCTTTTTCTCTGCTGGCGACTGCGTGACCGTCCACAGGCCGTGGGATTACCCCCGGTGGGCGACTGGCAGCACGACGCGCTGGAAATCGCCCAGCAACAGGAAGGCGCAGGGCTGACCCGCAAAGAGATCCTCACCAAATACGTACTGCTCAACCCTTACATCTGGCTGCTGTCGTTGTGTTATGTGCTGGTGTACGTGGTGCGTGCGGCGATCAACGACTGGGGCAATCTGTATATGTCCGAGACGCTGGGGGTCGATCTGGTGACCGCCAACATGGCGGTAACGATGTTTGAACTGGGAGGCTTCATTGGTGCGCTGGTGGCGGGATGGGGATCGGACAAACTGTTCAACGGCAACCGTGGCCCGATGAACCTGATTTTTGCCGCCGGGATTTTGCTTTCGGTGGGCTCACTGTGGCTGATGCCGTTTGCCAGCTATGTGATGCAGGCGGCTTGTTTCTTCACGACCGGATTCTTTGTCTTTGGCCCACAGATGCTGATCGGGATGGCGGCGGCGGAGTGCTCGCACAAAGAAGCGGCAGGCGCAGCAACCGGGTTTGTGGGACTTTTCGCCTATCTCGGCGCATCGCTTTCTGGCTGGCCGTTGGCACAGGTGCTGGAAATCTGGCACTGGACGGGGTTCTTCGTCGTTATTGCTATCGCCGCCGGTATCTCCGCTCTGTTATTACTCCCGTTCCTCAACGCCCAGGCTCCTCGCGAAGCCAGGGAAGCGTGA
- the uhpT gene encoding hexose-6-phosphate:phosphate antiporter: MLAFLNQVRKPTLDLPLDVRRKMWFKPFMQSYLVVFIGYLTMYLIRKNFNIAQNDMITTYGLSMTQLGMIGLGFSITYGVGKTLVSYYADGKNTKQFLPFMLILSAICMLGFSASMGTGSVSLFLMIAFYALSGFFQSTGGSCSYSTITKWTPRRKRGTFLGFWNISHNLGGAGAAGVALFGANVLFDGHVIGMFIFPSIIALIVGFIGLRFGSDSPESYGLGKAEELFGEEISEEDKETEENDMTKWQIFVEYVLKNKVIWLLCFSNIFLYVVRIGIDQWSTVYAFQELKLSKEVAIQGFTLFEVGALVGTLLWGWLSDLANGRRALVACVALALIIATLGVYQHASNQYVYLASLFALGFLVFGPQLLIGVAAVGFVPKKAIGAADGIKGTFAYLIGDSFAKLGLGMIADGTPVFGLTGWAGTFAALDAAAIGCICLMAMVAVMEERKIRRERKIQQLRTA, translated from the coding sequence ATGCTGGCCTTTCTAAACCAGGTGCGTAAACCGACCCTGGATCTGCCGCTCGATGTGCGGCGCAAGATGTGGTTCAAACCGTTTATGCAGTCTTATCTGGTGGTCTTCATTGGCTACCTGACCATGTATTTGATCCGCAAGAACTTTAACATCGCCCAGAACGATATGATTACTACCTACGGGTTGAGCATGACGCAACTGGGGATGATTGGTCTGGGATTCTCCATCACCTACGGCGTGGGTAAAACGCTGGTTTCCTATTACGCTGACGGCAAAAACACCAAGCAGTTTTTGCCGTTTATGCTGATCCTTTCCGCGATTTGTATGCTCGGCTTCAGCGCCAGCATGGGAACCGGCTCCGTAAGCCTGTTCCTGATGATCGCCTTCTATGCCCTGAGCGGTTTCTTTCAGAGCACCGGCGGTTCGTGCAGCTATTCCACTATTACCAAATGGACGCCTCGCCGTAAGCGCGGTACGTTTCTCGGCTTCTGGAATATCTCTCATAACCTCGGCGGCGCAGGCGCGGCAGGGGTAGCGCTGTTCGGTGCGAACGTGCTGTTCGACGGTCATGTGATCGGGATGTTTATCTTCCCGTCGATTATCGCCCTGATTGTCGGCTTTATCGGTCTGCGATTCGGTAGCGACTCGCCGGAATCTTACGGTCTCGGCAAAGCTGAAGAGCTGTTTGGCGAAGAGATCAGCGAAGAGGATAAAGAGACTGAAGAAAATGACATGACCAAATGGCAAATCTTTGTTGAATATGTACTGAAAAACAAAGTCATTTGGCTGCTGTGTTTCTCCAACATTTTCCTGTACGTAGTGCGTATCGGTATCGACCAGTGGTCCACCGTTTATGCTTTCCAGGAGCTGAAACTGTCCAAAGAGGTGGCGATTCAGGGCTTTACCTTGTTTGAGGTGGGCGCGCTGGTCGGTACGCTGCTGTGGGGCTGGCTCTCGGATCTGGCGAATGGTCGTCGTGCGCTGGTGGCCTGTGTAGCGCTGGCACTGATCATCGCGACGCTTGGCGTCTATCAACATGCCAGCAACCAGTATGTCTATCTCGCGTCACTGTTTGCGCTCGGTTTTCTGGTGTTTGGCCCACAATTGCTGATTGGCGTGGCGGCGGTGGGCTTTGTCCCGAAAAAAGCCATCGGCGCAGCGGACGGTATCAAAGGCACCTTTGCGTATTTGATTGGCGATAGCTTTGCCAAGTTAGGTCTGGGAATGATTGCCGACGGTACGCCCGTGTTTGGTCTGACCGGCTGGGCGGGTACCTTCGCCGCGCTGGATGCCGCTGCGATTGGCTGTATTTGCCTGATGGCGATGGTCGCCGTCATGGAAGAGCGCAAAATCCGTCGGGAAAGAAAAATTCAGCAGTTAAGAACCGCTTAA
- the adeD gene encoding adenine deaminase → MNNIINHKFHYISRQEQQELLAVARGESVADYIIDNVILLDIINGGEMTGPIVTKGRHIAGIGAEYRDAPARRRVDAHGATAVPGFIDSHLHIESSMMTPVTFETATLPRGLTTVVCDPHEIVNVMGEKGFSWFVRCAELAKQNQYLQVSSCVPALEGCDVNGARFTLDQMLIWRDHPLVAGLAEVMDYPGVIAGQNALLDKMDAFRHLTLDGHCPGLNGKALNAYVAAGIENCHESYTLEEGRRKLQLGMALMIREGSAARNLDALAPLINDFNSPQCLLCTDDRNPWEIAHEGHIDALIRRLILQHSVPLHVAYRVASWSAARHFGLHHLGLLAPGKQADIILLSDARNVVIQQVFIKGEPIDAERLKAEEPARLAQTVPPYGNTIARRPVCADDFALHFTPGKRYRVIDVIPNELVTSASACMCTAEGFDRHDICYIAVLERYGQQSPPAYGLLGGFGLREGALAATVSHDSHNIVVIGCSAEEMALAVNQVIEDGGGLCVVRNGQVQCHLPLPIAGLMSTDTADSLAGQIDALKAAGRECGTLPDEPFIQMAFLSLPVIPALKLTSMGLFDGETFTFTSHEIAD, encoded by the coding sequence ATGAATAACATCATAAATCATAAATTTCATTATATTAGCCGTCAGGAACAGCAGGAATTGTTAGCCGTTGCGCGCGGTGAATCGGTTGCCGATTATATTATTGATAATGTCATCCTTCTCGATATTATTAATGGCGGGGAAATGACAGGTCCCATTGTGACCAAAGGGCGACATATCGCGGGCATTGGGGCAGAGTATCGTGACGCCCCGGCACGGCGGCGTGTTGATGCCCACGGCGCAACGGCAGTTCCCGGCTTTATCGACTCACATCTGCACATTGAATCCAGCATGATGACGCCGGTCACATTTGAAACCGCAACGCTGCCGCGTGGGCTCACCACCGTCGTTTGCGATCCGCATGAAATCGTCAATGTGATGGGCGAAAAGGGGTTTTCCTGGTTTGTCCGCTGCGCCGAACTGGCGAAGCAGAATCAGTATCTTCAGGTGAGTTCCTGCGTTCCGGCCCTGGAGGGATGTGATGTGAATGGCGCGCGTTTCACCCTCGACCAGATGCTGATCTGGCGCGATCACCCGCTGGTCGCCGGGCTGGCGGAAGTGATGGATTATCCGGGCGTCATCGCCGGACAAAATGCGTTGCTCGACAAAATGGATGCTTTCCGTCATCTGACGCTGGATGGCCATTGTCCTGGACTGAACGGTAAGGCGCTCAACGCCTACGTCGCCGCCGGGATCGAGAATTGCCACGAGAGCTACACTCTGGAGGAGGGGCGCCGCAAACTGCAACTCGGGATGGCGCTGATGATCCGCGAAGGTTCCGCCGCCCGCAACCTAGACGCGCTGGCTCCGCTCATCAATGACTTCAACAGCCCACAGTGCTTACTTTGCACCGACGACCGTAACCCCTGGGAGATCGCGCATGAAGGGCATATTGATGCACTGATTCGCCGACTCATTTTGCAGCATAGCGTCCCGCTTCACGTCGCTTACCGCGTCGCCAGTTGGTCGGCGGCACGTCACTTTGGATTGCACCATCTTGGCTTACTGGCTCCAGGAAAACAGGCGGATATTATCCTGCTCAGCGATGCCCGCAACGTAGTGATACAGCAAGTGTTTATCAAAGGGGAACCTATTGATGCCGAACGCCTGAAAGCTGAAGAACCGGCAAGGCTGGCGCAAACTGTCCCCCCCTATGGCAACACCATTGCACGACGCCCCGTCTGCGCAGATGACTTTGCGCTGCATTTCACCCCCGGCAAACGCTATCGGGTGATTGATGTTATCCCTAACGAACTGGTAACGAGCGCCAGTGCCTGCATGTGCACCGCTGAGGGTTTCGATCGCCATGATATTTGCTATATCGCCGTGCTTGAGCGCTACGGGCAACAGTCGCCCCCGGCCTACGGTTTATTAGGCGGATTCGGTCTGCGTGAAGGCGCGCTGGCGGCGACGGTCAGCCATGACAGCCATAATATTGTGGTGATCGGTTGCAGCGCTGAAGAGATGGCGCTGGCGGTTAATCAGGTGATTGAAGATGGCGGCGGGCTCTGCGTCGTCCGTAACGGTCAGGTGCAATGCCATTTACCGCTGCCGATTGCCGGATTAATGAGTACCGACACCGCTGATTCGCTGGCTGGACAAATCGATGCGCTAAAAGCGGCAGGTCGTGAATGTGGCACACTGCCCGATGAGCCTTTTATCCAGATGGCGTTTCTCTCCTTACCGGTGATCCCCGCCCTAAAACTCACCAGTATGGGACTTTTTGATGGCGAAACGTTTACTTTCACCTCTCATGAGATCGCTGACTGA
- a CDS encoding NCS2 family permease, which translates to MNNDVSDDVKNDSNHLSRLFKLHQHGTDVRTETIAGMTTFLTMVYIVFVNPQILGAAQMDPKVVFVTTCLIAGIGSIAMGLVANLPVALAPAMGLNAFFAFVVVGAMGVSWQTGMGAIFWGAVGLFLLTLFRIRYWMISNIPINLRIGITSGIGLFIALMGLKNAGVIVANKETLVTIGNLSSHSVLLGILGFFIITVLSSRQFHAAVLISIVVTSCCGLFFGDVHFSGIYSMPPSISGVTGEVDLSGALSLNLAGIIFSFMLINLFDSSGTLIGVTDKAGLIDSEGKFPGMRRALYVDSVSSVAGAFIGTSSVTAYIESTSGVAVGGRTGLTAVVVGILFLLVMFFSPLVGMVPTYATAGALIFVGVLMTSSLSRVNWDDFTESVPAFITTVMMPFSFSITEGIALGFMSYCIMKVFTGRWRELNLCVITVAVLFALKIILVD; encoded by the coding sequence ATGAATAATGATGTCAGTGATGACGTGAAAAATGATTCAAATCATCTTTCGCGATTATTTAAATTGCACCAGCATGGCACCGACGTGCGGACAGAAACGATTGCCGGAATGACGACTTTTTTAACGATGGTGTACATTGTATTCGTGAATCCGCAAATACTTGGGGCCGCACAGATGGATCCCAAAGTGGTGTTTGTCACCACGTGCCTCATCGCTGGCATTGGCAGTATCGCGATGGGGCTCGTCGCTAACCTTCCCGTTGCATTGGCTCCGGCGATGGGATTGAACGCGTTTTTTGCCTTTGTGGTGGTGGGAGCGATGGGCGTGAGTTGGCAAACGGGAATGGGGGCCATATTCTGGGGGGCAGTCGGATTATTTTTACTCACACTTTTTCGCATTCGTTACTGGATGATTTCCAATATCCCGATTAATTTACGTATCGGTATCACCAGCGGTATCGGCTTATTTATTGCGTTGATGGGGTTAAAAAATGCGGGCGTTATTGTTGCGAATAAAGAGACTCTGGTGACCATTGGTAACTTAAGTTCCCACAGCGTATTACTGGGTATTTTAGGTTTCTTTATTATTACCGTACTGTCATCGCGTCAATTTCATGCTGCGGTGCTGATCTCCATTGTCGTCACCTCCTGTTGCGGGTTGTTTTTTGGTGATGTTCATTTCAGCGGTATCTATTCTATGCCTCCCAGTATTAGCGGGGTGACAGGAGAGGTAGATTTAAGCGGTGCGTTGTCGCTTAATCTGGCCGGGATTATCTTTTCATTCATGCTCATCAATTTGTTTGATTCATCAGGAACATTAATTGGTGTGACGGATAAAGCCGGGTTGATCGACAGCGAGGGTAAGTTTCCTGGCATGAGGCGGGCGCTGTATGTTGACAGTGTGAGTTCGGTAGCCGGGGCGTTTATCGGCACCTCTTCCGTGACGGCCTACATTGAGAGTACCTCGGGCGTGGCGGTTGGTGGACGCACCGGTCTGACGGCCGTCGTGGTTGGCATACTCTTCCTGCTGGTGATGTTTTTTTCTCCCCTGGTGGGTATGGTCCCCACTTATGCGACAGCAGGGGCGCTGATTTTTGTCGGCGTGCTAATGACCTCAAGTCTCTCTCGCGTTAACTGGGATGATTTTACCGAGTCGGTGCCCGCGTTCATCACTACGGTGATGATGCCTTTTAGTTTCTCCATTACCGAGGGGATTGCGCTTGGCTTTATGTCGTACTGCATTATGAAAGTGTTTACCGGACGCTGGCGGGAGCTAAACCTCTGTGTCATTACGGTTGCGGTGCTTTTCGCGCTGAAAATCATTCTGGTGGATTAG
- a CDS encoding DUF1198 domain-containing protein, whose product MVWIMLATLAVVFVVGFRILTSGSRRAIRRLSERLNIDVVAVESMIDQMGKAQGEAFMQYLHRPDESHLQNAAQVLLIWQSVIVDGSEQNLLQWHRLLQKARLAAPITDAQVRLALGFLREVDPDRQDINAFQMRYNAFFQPEDGVHWLH is encoded by the coding sequence ATGGTCTGGATAATGCTGGCCACACTGGCGGTGGTGTTTGTAGTCGGGTTTCGGATCCTCACTTCCGGATCCCGGCGGGCGATTCGCCGCTTGAGCGAGCGTCTGAATATTGATGTGGTGGCAGTAGAATCGATGATCGATCAGATGGGAAAAGCGCAGGGAGAGGCATTTATGCAGTATCTCCACCGCCCCGACGAGTCCCATCTGCAAAACGCCGCTCAGGTCCTGTTGATTTGGCAAAGTGTCATTGTCGACGGCAGCGAGCAGAATCTGTTGCAGTGGCATCGTCTGCTGCAAAAGGCCCGACTGGCCGCGCCGATCACCGACGCGCAGGTGCGTCTGGCGCTCGGTTTCTTACGCGAGGTCGATCCAGACAGGCAGGACATCAATGCGTTCCAGATGCGTTACAACGCCTTTTTTCAGCCCGAGGACGGTGTGCACTGGCTGCACTAA
- a CDS encoding helix-turn-helix domain-containing protein codes for MTVKNNFKSPAFEAIHSAASGLYNVEAIPQETMRNFDKACLSQVDDLLPLEIKALREKFNVSQPVFAHYLNTSVSTVQKWESGAKRPSGMSLKLLSVVQKHGLKVLV; via the coding sequence ATGACGGTAAAAAATAACTTTAAAAGCCCAGCCTTCGAAGCTATCCACAGCGCAGCATCAGGGTTATATAACGTTGAGGCAATCCCTCAGGAAACGATGCGCAATTTCGACAAAGCCTGTCTGAGCCAGGTCGACGATCTCCTGCCACTTGAAATTAAAGCACTACGCGAAAAATTCAACGTTAGCCAACCCGTGTTTGCTCATTACCTGAACACCAGCGTGTCAACTGTGCAAAAATGGGAGAGCGGCGCGAAACGCCCCAGCGGGATGTCCCTCAAACTGCTGAGCGTTGTCCAGAAGCATGGATTAAAAGTTCTGGTGTAA
- a CDS encoding type II toxin-antitoxin system RelE/ParE family toxin, translated as MRVFKTKWFSREAKAHAIKDEALCQAIEATLQGQADDLGGGVFKKRLNQNRDRAIILAKGGNHWFYTFLYAKQDMTNITANELAGFRELAKHYARLTDDNITALIKSKELVEVCDDGKK; from the coding sequence ATGCGTGTATTCAAAACCAAATGGTTTTCCAGGGAAGCAAAAGCCCATGCCATCAAAGATGAGGCGTTATGCCAGGCAATTGAAGCCACTTTGCAGGGACAGGCAGACGATCTGGGAGGCGGCGTTTTTAAAAAGCGCCTAAACCAGAACCGTGACCGCGCGATTATCCTCGCGAAGGGTGGCAACCACTGGTTTTACACGTTTTTGTATGCCAAACAGGACATGACAAATATTACTGCCAACGAACTGGCGGGCTTTCGTGAGTTAGCAAAACATTACGCTCGTTTGACTGATGACAACATTACGGCGTTGATTAAGAGTAAAGAACTGGTAGAGGTTTGCGATGACGGTAAAAAATAA
- the nepI gene encoding purine ribonucleoside efflux pump NepI: protein MSECIEEKTRADVVARPNWSAVFAVAFCVASLITVEFLPVSLLTPMAQDLGISEGVAGQSVTVTAFVAMFASLFITQIIQATDRRYVVILFSLLLTLSCLLVSFADSFALLLVGRACLGLALGGFWAMSASLTMRLVPPRTVPKALSVIFGAVSIALVIAAPLGSFLGGIIGWRNVFNVAAVMGVLCIVWLVKSLPSLPGEPSHQKQNIVSLLNRPGVMAGMIAIFMSFAGQFAFFTYIRPVYMNLAGFDVDGLTLVLLSFGIASFVGTSLSSVILKHSVKLALAGAPLVLALSALVLTLWGSDKIVAASIAIIWGLAFALVPVGWSTWITRSLADQAEKAGSVQVAVIQLANTCGAAVGGYALDNLGLLSPLILSGSLMLLTALLVAAKVRIKGMQ, encoded by the coding sequence ATGAGTGAATGTATCGAAGAGAAAACCCGCGCTGATGTTGTCGCACGTCCAAACTGGTCGGCGGTGTTTGCCGTGGCGTTCTGTGTAGCCAGCCTGATTACCGTTGAGTTTTTACCCGTCAGTCTGTTAACGCCGATGGCGCAGGATCTGGGTATCTCGGAAGGCGTTGCCGGACAGTCGGTGACCGTCACCGCGTTTGTCGCCATGTTTGCCAGCCTGTTTATCACTCAGATCATTCAGGCCACTGACCGTCGCTACGTCGTGATTCTGTTCTCCTTGTTGCTGACCCTCTCCTGTCTGCTGGTCTCCTTTGCCGATTCCTTCGCGCTACTGCTGGTGGGACGCGCCTGTCTGGGACTGGCGTTGGGTGGATTCTGGGCGATGTCGGCCTCGCTGACCATGCGACTGGTTCCGCCGCGTACGGTGCCGAAAGCGTTGTCGGTGATTTTCGGTGCCGTCTCCATCGCGCTGGTCATTGCCGCTCCGCTGGGCAGTTTCCTGGGGGGAATCATCGGCTGGCGTAACGTCTTTAATGTGGCGGCGGTGATGGGCGTGCTGTGTATTGTCTGGTTGGTGAAATCGTTACCGTCGCTGCCCGGCGAGCCTTCTCATCAGAAGCAAAACATAGTCAGCCTGCTGAATCGTCCGGGAGTGATGGCGGGAATGATTGCCATCTTTATGTCCTTTGCCGGACAGTTTGCGTTCTTCACTTATATCCGCCCGGTGTATATGAACCTGGCGGGTTTTGATGTCGATGGCCTGACGCTGGTGCTGTTAAGCTTTGGGATCGCCAGTTTTGTCGGCACCTCGTTGTCGTCGGTGATTCTCAAACACTCAGTTAAACTGGCGCTGGCCGGTGCGCCGCTGGTGCTGGCGCTGAGTGCGCTGGTGCTGACTCTGTGGGGCAGCGACAAGATCGTCGCGGCAAGCATTGCGATTATCTGGGGGCTGGCGTTTGCGCTGGTGCCGGTGGGATGGTCAACGTGGATCACCCGATCGCTCGCCGATCAGGCAGAAAAGGCTGGATCCGTCCAGGTCGCCGTGATCCAGCTTGCCAATACCTGTGGGGCCGCGGTGGGAGGCTATGCACTCGATAACCTTGGCCTGCTGTCGCCCCTGATACTCTCCGGCAGCCTGATGCTGCTGACGGCGCTTCTGGTGGCAGCGAAAGTTCGCATAAAGGGTATGCAATGA